One Triticum dicoccoides isolate Atlit2015 ecotype Zavitan chromosome 5B, WEW_v2.0, whole genome shotgun sequence genomic window carries:
- the LOC119312381 gene encoding external alternative NAD(P)H-ubiquinone oxidoreductase B1, mitochondrial-like, with product MASVAAVDSCRPLNPALDLLAPPLLRSFPCCLSHEEEGVVLGTGWAGTSFLKNLDSSRYEVKVISPRNCFAFTPLLPSVTCGTVEARSAVEPIQRMFEKNGKDVAYYEAECLKINLTKKAVHCRSAVGTNLDGNGDFMLDYDYLVVALGAAVNTFNTPGVMEHCHFLKEVEDAQKIRKSLIDCFERASIPNISEEEHGKFS from the exons ATGGCGTCCGTGGCGGCGGTGGATTCCTGCCGTCCACTCAATCCCGCGCTCGATCTCCTAGCCCCTCCTCTCCTGCGCTCGTTTCCCTGCTGCCTCTCTCATGAAGAAGAAGGGGTGGTTCTCGGCACAGGCTGGGCTGGCACCTCCTTCCTCAAGAACCTCGACTCCTCCCGCTACGAGGTGAAGGTCATCTCGCCCCGCAACTGCTTCGCGTTCACGCCGCTGCTCCCCAGCGTCACCTGCGGCACCGTGGAGGCGCGCAGCGCCGTCGAGCCGATACAGAGGATGTTCGAGAAG AATGGGAAGGATGTCGCGTATTATGAAGCAGAGTGCTTGAagatcaatctgacgaagaaagccGTCCACTGCCGCTCTGCCGTCGGCACTAATTTGGATGGGAATGGCGATTTCATGCTTGATTATGATTACTTGGTTGTCGCTCTTGGAGCTGCTGTCAATACATTTAACACTCCTGGCGTGATGGAGCATTGCCACTTTCTGAAG GAAGTGGAGGATGCCCAAAAGATTCGGAAGAGCTTGATAGACTGCTTTGAAAGGGCGTCAATTCCTAACATCAGTGAAGAGGAGCATGGGAAATTTTCCTGA